One Drosophila kikkawai strain 14028-0561.14 chromosome 3L, DkikHiC1v2, whole genome shotgun sequence genomic window carries:
- the LOC108078953 gene encoding uncharacterized protein isoform X1, translating to MRFFVLSTLLLASLALCQAQSAGVEIQRQRLVKFPEEFEASAAPPASEKADEAKRILEQIAKVNEAFGYVKKQPEQPKLPPILDSSQYLFPKPAQQPFHAHQHHFSGSNGQTLLEPSIRAVKLTRNVAPVNYNVPPRLRQGQDNAQSKEPEKKQEEQKEQLYFRPNQVELPKPSTPQEAQQLPAHFVIPVHLYKLNKEQYLKEHAPQEYRVKGYKIVGDVDSFYGKAKAAKAKQSKTTPKYHLFFLPRELALNEDGTPKRGNSTTTTTTRSPASPLSFKDSREKLMHKPQKIQPSLAPEQINLNSVNRKKVGSTAKPVRLSGKEAEQQGSVSGSVSGSIKATSAPVALSSTLPPSGGLLPNHNRLNPFRMPGMNIAEMQNQTSTAIKNAFQNIFKLPFRPPMASSPGTGPVIVGSIPQKNQGLDSMDYKWDDDNEGGGDGMSDDLDTVENTAAELQDSSASSEKLLFPHRTHNLAHAIGQVATAQQSTQKQALREGGIIIQRLKVRKGGIAIAGPGGVATAGSGGTAIVGPGGYALTHPRSLTIAGPGAKVISIPANVDLKDALARTDLEARSFPQEGRVVATGPTVYYAPPTATMEEEEEQQEQGGF from the exons ATGCGCTTCTTTGTT CTCTCCACGCTCCTGCTGGCCTCTTTGGCCCTCTGCCAGGCCCAGTCCGCTGGCGTCGA AATTCAGAGGCAGCGCCTGGTCAAGTTTCCCGAGGAGTTCGAGGCCAGTGCAGCGCCTCCCGCCTCGGAGAAAGCGGACGAGGCCAAGCGCATCCTCGAGCAGATAGCCAAGGTGAACGAGGCCTTCGGTTATGTGAAGAAGCAGCCGGAGCAGCCCAAGCTGCCGCCGATCCTCGACTCCAGCCAGTACCTGTTTCCCAAGCCAGCACAGCAGCCCTTCCACGCCCATCAGCACCACTTTTCCGGAAGCAATGGTCAGACCCTGCTCGAGCCCTCAATTCGCGCCGTGAAGCTCACAAGGAATGTGGCCCCAGTGAACTACAATGTGCCGCCTAGATTGCGACAGGGGCAGGATAATGCCCAATCCAAGGAGCCGGAGAAGAAGCAGGAAGAACAAAAGGAGCAGCTTTATTTCCGACCCAACCAAGTGGAGCTACCCAAGCCCAGTACGCCGCAGGAGGCCCAACAGCTGCCCGCCCACTTTGTGATTCCCGTGCACCTCTACAAGCTGAACAAGGAGCAGTATCTCAAGGAGCACGCTCCCCAGGAGTACCGGGTCAAGGGGTACAAGATCGTGGGCGATGTGGATAGCTTCTATGGCAAGGCCAAGGCTGCAAAGGCCAAGCAGAGCAAGACCACGCCCAAGTACCATCTCTTCTTCCTGCCCCGCGAACTGGCCCTTAACGAGGATGGAACTCCCAAGAGGGGTAACTCtaccacaacaacaaccacacgGTCTCCTGCTTCCCCTTTGAGCTTCAAGGACTCCCGCGAGAAGCTGATGCACAAGCCCCAGAAGATTCAGCCCAGCTTGGCTCCGGAACAGATCAACCTGAACTCGGTGAATCGCAAGAAAGTTGGCTCCACAGCGAAGCCGGTGCGTTTGAGTGGCAAGGAAGCCGAACAGCAGGGATCGGTATCGGGATCAGTATCAGGATCTATTAAGGCTACATCTGCTCCTGTTGCTCTCAGCTCAACCTTGCCACCTTCCGGCGGTCTTCTGCCCAACCACAATCGCTTGAATCCCTTCCGCATGCCCGGAATGAACATCGCCGAGATGCAGAACCAAACCTCGACGGCCATCAAGAATGCCTTCCAGAATATATTCAAGCTGCCATTCCGACCACCGATGGCATCTTCGCCAGGAACGGGTCCCGTCATTGTGGGCAGTATTCCACAGAAGAATCAGGGCCTCGATTCCATGGACTACAAGTGGGACGATGACAACGAGGGCGGCGGCGATGGCATGTCGGATGATCTGGACACCGTGGAGAACACAGCGGCCGAGCTGCAGGACAGCAGTGCCTCCTCAGAGAAGCTCTTGTTCCCGCACAGGACGCACAACCTGGCTCATGCTATTGGCCAGGTGGCCACCGCCCAGCAGAGCACCCAAAAGCAGGCACTCCGCGAGGGAGGAATCATCATTCAGCGGCTGAAGGTGCGCAAGGGTGGCATTGCGATCGCGGGACCAGGAGGCGTGGCTACCGCTGGCAGTGGCGGCACGGCGATTGTGGGTCCTGGAGGCTATGCTCTCACCCATCCGCGCAGCCTAACCATCGCGGGACCAGGGGCCAAGGTGATCTCGATACCGGCCAATGTGGATCTGAAGGACGCGCTGGCTCGCACCGATCTGGAGGCGAGGAGTTTTCCGCAGGAGGGCAGGGTGGTGGCCACAGGACCGACGGTCTACTATGCTCCTCCCACGGCGAccatggaggaggaggaggagcagcaggagcagggggGGTTTTGA
- the LOC108078757 gene encoding uncharacterized protein, producing the protein MLLLLWIGLLGVSWARGAQVYMEFNGHRYSYNTDGDRLDRSVHLPNYEATAASASPLNSLSSLQFVQQALQNRQPRISHLDTSSLTDGYLTSPAPGIPHPVQGRRNFDFSTHQMAHAQHTDEAGNVLGKYSYYDEAGYHELSYKAGAGIGFVVMGGNLAKATHSAAAEPHSEIAIGNGIQANALTSLQELHKYRGYA; encoded by the coding sequence atgctgctgctgctctggaTTGGATTGCTAGGCGTTTCCTGGGCTCGAGGAGCTCAGGTTTACATGGAGTTCAATGGACACCGGTACTCGTACAACACGGATGGCGATCGCCTGGACCGGAGTGTCCACCTTCCCAACTATGAAGCCACGGCTGCAAGTGCTTCTCCCTTAAACTCCTTGAGTTCCCTGCAGTTTGTGCAGCAGGCACTTCAAAACAGGCAGCCTAGGATCTCCCACCTGGACACATCCTCTCTAACTGACGGTTATCTAAcatctcctgctcctggcATTCCTCATCCCGTGCAGGGCCGCCGGAACTTTGACTTCAGCACCCACCAGATGGCACATGCCCAGCACACGGATGAGGCGGGTAATGTCTTGGGCAAGTACTCTTATTACGACGAGGCTGGCTACCACGAGCTGAGCTATAAGGCGGGCGCTGGCATCGGTTTCGTGGTCATGGGTGGCAACTTGGCCAAGGCCACCCACTCCGCCGCCGCTGAGCCGCACTCGGAAATCGCAATCGGAAACGGAATCCAAGCAAATGCCTTGACAAGCCTGCAAGAGTTGCATAAATATCGCGGTTAcgcgtaa